The following proteins are co-located in the Vigna angularis cultivar LongXiaoDou No.4 chromosome 2, ASM1680809v1, whole genome shotgun sequence genome:
- the LOC108327844 gene encoding probable aspartyl protease At4g16563 produces MALPYIILLSLTLISHTALTSSTETNTITLPLSPILTKPQSSGLFHSLKLAASASLTRAHHLKHRQNAPSVATTQVYPKSYGGYSIDLNFGTPPQTSAFVLDTGSSLVWFPCTPRYICSHCLFPNIDPTKIHTFIPKNSSTAKLLGCRNPKCGYLFGSDLQSRCPQCQPNSQNCSVACPPYIIEYGLGSTAGLLLLDNLNFPSKIVPQFLVGCSILSVRQPSGIAGFGRGQESLPSQMALKRFSYCLLSHSFDDSTESSDLVLQISSTGDTKTNGLSYTPFHPNPSASNPAFVEYYYLSLRKVIVGGKNVKIPFSFLDPGSDGHGGTIVDSGSTFTFMERPVYDLVAQEFVKQLGNFSRAEDVEAQSGLGPCFNTSGAKTVDFPEFTFQFKGGAKMTLPVENYFSLIDDSEVVCLTVVSDGGAGPAKMSGPAIILGNYQQQNFHIEYDLENERFGFGPQSCKRKT; encoded by the coding sequence CGGTCTCTTCCACTCTCTCAAACTCGCCGCTTCAGCTTCTCTAACTCGGGCCCACCACCTCAAACACCGCCAAAATGCTCCCTCAGTCGCCACGACCCAAGTCTACCCTAAAAGCTACGGTGGCTACTCCATAGATCTCAACTTCGGAACCCCACCCCAAACCTCCGCCTTCGTTCTCGACACAGGAAGTAGCCTCGTCTGGTTCCCCTGCACTCCCCGCTACATCTGCTCCCACTGTCTCTTCCCAAACATTGACCCCACCAAAATCCACACTTTCATTCCCAAAAATTCCTCCACCGCCAAACTCCTCGGTTGCAGGAACCCCAAATGCGGTTACCTCTTCGGCTCCGACCTTCAATCTCGCTGCCCCCAATGCCAACCCAATTCTCAAAACTGTTCCGTCGCTTGTCCCCCTTATATTATCGAATACGGGTTGGGCTCCACTGCGGGCCTTTTACTCCTCGACAATCTCAATTTCCCTTCAAAAATTGTTCCCCAATTTCTCGTCGGTTGCTCCATCCTCTCCGTCCGCCAACCCTCCGGCATCGCCGGCTTCGGTCGCGGCCAAGAGTCTCTCCCTTCGCAAATGGCCCTCAAGAGATTCTCTTACTGCTTACTCTCACACAGCTTCGACGACTCCACGGAAAGCAGCGACCTCGTTTTACAAATTAGCTCCACCGGCGACACCAAAACCAACGGCCTCAGCTACACGCCGTTTCACCCCAACCCTTCTGCCAGCAACCCCGCCTTCGTGGAATATTACTATCTCAGCCTCCGTAAGGTCATTGTCGGTGGCAAGAACGTTAAGATTCCGTTTAGCTTTTTGGACCCCGGCTCTGACGGTCACGGCGGCACCATCGTGGACTCTGGATCCACCTTCACTTTCATGGAACGCCCCGTTTATGATTTGGTGGCCCAAGAGTTTGTGAAGCAGTTGGGGAATTTTTCCAGGGCGGAGGACGTTGAGGCTCAATCTGGGTTGGGTCCCTGCTTTAATACTTCCGGCGCCAAGACCGTGGATTTCCCGGAGTTTACTTTTCAATTCAAAGGCGGCGCGAAAATGACGCTGCCGGTTGAAAATTATTTCTCCTTGATCGACGACTCGGAGGTGGTGTGTCTGACCGTCGTCTCCGACGGTGGAGCCGGTCCGGCGAAGATGTCCGGTCCCGCCATCATTTTGGGGAACTATCAGCAGCAAAATTTCCACATTGAATATGATTTGGAGAATGAGAGGTTCGGGTTCGGCCCTCAGAGTTGCAAAAGGAAAACTTAG